The Drosophila gunungcola strain Sukarami chromosome 2R unlocalized genomic scaffold, Dgunungcola_SK_2 000006F, whole genome shotgun sequence sequence TGGTGGCTCTATCCGGTCTTCTTGTTGAACAGCAGGGAGAGAAGCTGCTGCTTGAAGGGCTTcacggtggtggtggtggttgcGGTGGGGGTGGTATACGTTGGGGTGGTTGTGTAGGTGTACGTCGTTGTTGAGGGCGACGAAGACGTGGTCGGAGTGGAAGTAGGACTTGGCGAGGTACCCGTAGCAGTTGCTCCTAGGGCGATGGCCACACAAGCGGAGAGGATGACGAGGACGGCGAAGAACTTCAtgttgtttgg is a genomic window containing:
- the LOC128254818 gene encoding integumentary mucin C.1; its protein translation is MKFFAVLVILSACVAIALGATATGTSPSPTSTPTTSSSPSTTTYTYTTTPTYTTPTATTTTTVKPFKQQLLSLLFNKKTG